The following coding sequences lie in one Salarias fasciatus chromosome 7 unlocalized genomic scaffold, fSalaFa1.1 super_scaffold_4, whole genome shotgun sequence genomic window:
- the mtfp1 gene encoding mitochondrial fission process protein 1, producing MDPSEDKPGGTVDIYRDTWVRFLGYANEVGEAFRALVPVGVVWGSYAVATAYVTADAVDKGKKAALVSARGQPRPDHPVAVAVVDTFVWQALASVIIPGFTINRVCAASLYTLRKTTRWPLAVRKWTTTAIGLSTIPFIITPIDRSVDFLLDSSLRKIYNEEEKHK from the exons ATGGATCCCAGTGAAGACAAACCGGGCGGAACGGTGGACATCTACCGCGACACGTGGGTCCGCTTCCTCG GCTATGCTAATGAAGTGGGCGAGGCTTTCCGTGCTCTGGTGCCGGTGGGCGTGGTCTGGGGCAGCTACGCCGTGGCGACGGCGTACGTAACCGCCGACGCCGTGGACAAAGGGAAGAAGGCCGCTTTGGTGA GCGCACGGGGACAACCCCGGCCGGACCACCCGGTGGCGGTGGCCGTCGTGGACACCTTCGTGTGGCAGGCGCTCGCCTCGGTGATCATCCCCGGCTTCACCATCAACCGCGTGTGCGCCGCCTCGCTGTACACGCTCCGCAAGACCACCAGGTGGCCGCTGGCCGTCCGCAAGTGGACCACCACCGCCATCGGCCTGTCCACCATCCCCTTCATCATCACGCCCATCGA CAGGTCGGtggacttcctgctggattCCAGCCTCAGGAAGATTTAcaacgaggaggagaagcacAAGTAA
- the lman2la gene encoding lectin, mannose-binding 2-like a isoform X1: MPFKSPFTLVLVVLTASRCFADDDHEMEEFLKREFSLTKPYQGVGSFGSSHWELMGDAMVTTEQVRLTADMQSRQGAVWSRIPCHLKDWEMQVHFKVHGQGKKNLNGDGLAIWYTKERMQKGPVFGNMDNFTGLGVFVDTYPNEEKHLEAQKKRYTSRTQRIFPFILAMVGNGSISYDHERDGRPTELGGCNAMVRNLKHDTFLFIRYIRRRLTVMIDIDGQHEWRDCLDIPGVRLPRGYYFGATAITGDLSDNHDIVSLKLYQLTVLRSKKEEEEEEEEEITIPSVDNMELLRSGDGEEGMSSIALFFTVLFSMLGCIFLLIIGLVVYSHWSESRRKRFY, from the exons ATGCCTTTTAAATCTCCCTTCACGCTGGTTCTCGTCGTCCTGACAGCGAGCCGATGTTTCGCCGACGACGACCACGAGATGGAGGAGTTCCTGAAGCGGGAGTTCTCCCTGACGAAGCCCTACCAAG GTGTGGGCTCCTTTGGCTCCTCCCACTGGGAGCTGATGGGCGATGCCATGGTAACCACGGAGCAGGTGCGCCTCACGGCTGACATGCAGAGCCGGCAGGGGGCGGTGTGGAGCCGCATC ccgTGCCATCTGAAGGACTGGGAGATGCAAGTGCACTTCAAAGTTCACGGACAGGGAAAGAAGAACCTGAACGGCGACGGCCTGGCCATCTGGTACACCAAGGAGCGCATGCAGAAAG GCCCGGTGTTTGGAAACATGGACAACTTCACCGGTCTGGGAGTGTTCGTGGACACGTACCCCAACGAGGAGAAACACTTAGAG GCGCAGAAGAAGAGGTACACCAGCCGCACACAG AGGATCTTCCCCTTCATCCTGGCCATGGTGGGGAACGGCAGCATCAGCTACGACCACGAGCGGGACGGCCGGCCCACCGAGCTGGGCGGCTGCAACGCCATGGTGCGCAACCTGAAGCACGACACCTTCCTCTTCATCCGCTACATCCGCCGCAGGCTCACG GTGATGATCGATATCGACGGGCAGCACGAGTGGAGGGACTGCCTGGACATACCCGGGGTGCGGCTGCCGCGGGGCTACTACTTCGGCGCCACGGCGATCACCGGAGACCTGTCAG ACAACCACGACATCGTCTCCCTGAAGCTCTACCAGCTGACGGTGCTGCGCAgcaagaaggaggaggaagaggaggaggaggaggagatcacCATACCCAGTGTGGATAacatggagctgctgcgga gtgGCGACGGCGAGGAGGGGATGAGCAGCATCGCCCTCTTCTTCACCGTGCTCTTCTCCATGCTGGgctgcatcttcctcctcatcatcgGCCTGGTGGTGTACAGCCACTGGAGCGAGAGCCGCCGAAAGCGCTTCTACTGA
- the lman2la gene encoding lectin, mannose-binding 2-like a isoform X2, with protein sequence MPFKSPFTLVLVVLTASRCFADDDHEMEEFLKREFSLTKPYQGVGSFGSSHWELMGDAMVTTEQVRLTADMQSRQGAVWSRIPCHLKDWEMQVHFKVHGQGKKNLNGDGLAIWYTKERMQKGPVFGNMDNFTGLGVFVDTYPNEEKHLERIFPFILAMVGNGSISYDHERDGRPTELGGCNAMVRNLKHDTFLFIRYIRRRLTVMIDIDGQHEWRDCLDIPGVRLPRGYYFGATAITGDLSDNHDIVSLKLYQLTVLRSKKEEEEEEEEEITIPSVDNMELLRSGDGEEGMSSIALFFTVLFSMLGCIFLLIIGLVVYSHWSESRRKRFY encoded by the exons ATGCCTTTTAAATCTCCCTTCACGCTGGTTCTCGTCGTCCTGACAGCGAGCCGATGTTTCGCCGACGACGACCACGAGATGGAGGAGTTCCTGAAGCGGGAGTTCTCCCTGACGAAGCCCTACCAAG GTGTGGGCTCCTTTGGCTCCTCCCACTGGGAGCTGATGGGCGATGCCATGGTAACCACGGAGCAGGTGCGCCTCACGGCTGACATGCAGAGCCGGCAGGGGGCGGTGTGGAGCCGCATC ccgTGCCATCTGAAGGACTGGGAGATGCAAGTGCACTTCAAAGTTCACGGACAGGGAAAGAAGAACCTGAACGGCGACGGCCTGGCCATCTGGTACACCAAGGAGCGCATGCAGAAAG GCCCGGTGTTTGGAAACATGGACAACTTCACCGGTCTGGGAGTGTTCGTGGACACGTACCCCAACGAGGAGAAACACTTAGAG AGGATCTTCCCCTTCATCCTGGCCATGGTGGGGAACGGCAGCATCAGCTACGACCACGAGCGGGACGGCCGGCCCACCGAGCTGGGCGGCTGCAACGCCATGGTGCGCAACCTGAAGCACGACACCTTCCTCTTCATCCGCTACATCCGCCGCAGGCTCACG GTGATGATCGATATCGACGGGCAGCACGAGTGGAGGGACTGCCTGGACATACCCGGGGTGCGGCTGCCGCGGGGCTACTACTTCGGCGCCACGGCGATCACCGGAGACCTGTCAG ACAACCACGACATCGTCTCCCTGAAGCTCTACCAGCTGACGGTGCTGCGCAgcaagaaggaggaggaagaggaggaggaggaggagatcacCATACCCAGTGTGGATAacatggagctgctgcgga gtgGCGACGGCGAGGAGGGGATGAGCAGCATCGCCCTCTTCTTCACCGTGCTCTTCTCCATGCTGGgctgcatcttcctcctcatcatcgGCCTGGTGGTGTACAGCCACTGGAGCGAGAGCCGCCGAAAGCGCTTCTACTGA
- the LOC115382608 gene encoding ADP-ribosylation factor-like protein 3 gives MGLLSILRRLKQSPDQEVRLLLLGLDNAGKTTLLKQLAAEDITHITPTQGFNIKSMQSAGFKLNVWDIGGQRKIRPYWKNYFENTDVLIYVIDSSDRKRFEETSLELSELLDGEELAGVPLLIFANKQDLLTASTPRSWPSAPPAHHPDRMWQVQACSAVTAEGVQENWENDHLATLR, from the exons ATG GGCCTGCTGTCCATCCTCCGGAGGCTGAAGCAGTCCCCGGACCAGGAGgtgcgcctgctgctgctgggcctggaCAACGCCGGGAAAACCACGCTGCTCAAGCAGCTGGCGGCCGAGGACATCACCCACATCACGCCCACCCAG GGCTTCAACATCAAGAGCATGCAGTCCGCCGGCTTCAAGCTGAACGTCTGGGACATCGGAGGGCAGCGGAAGATCCGGCCCTACTGGAAGAACTACTTCGAGAACACGGACGTGCTG ATTTACGTGATCGACAGCTCCGACAGGAAGAGGTTCGAAGAGACAAGTTTG GAGCTCTCCGAGCTGCTGGACGGCGAGGAGCTGGCCGGCGTGCCGCTGCTGATCTTCGCCAACAAGCAGGACCTGCTGACGGCCTCCACGCCTCGGAGCTGGCCGAGTGCTCCACCTGCACACCATCCGGACCGCATGTGGCAGGTGCAGGCCTGCTCGGCCGTCACCGCCGAGGGAGTGCAG GAAAACTGGGAAAACGACCACCTGGCAACCCTGCGCTGA
- the LOC115383194 gene encoding LOW QUALITY PROTEIN: PH and SEC7 domain-containing protein 4 (The sequence of the model RefSeq protein was modified relative to this genomic sequence to represent the inferred CDS: inserted 2 bases in 2 codons), producing MCLGQTVDPEQPKAVEGSGGASIQEAENGEKVEGSHQIVPEIEVLAEVDRSSASPQSESSQAETTQNPEPVSAEPPQDGGGEFPQLQDSADQSAPPEPAEMDPPEQNQPPQTAPEQPCPEAEVTPQTGEPSRLEQDHQAPEQVQDPQSTREGDAPAVVANGASPHLSSGQVDXEKARQLAQRLFQLDGVQRADVVKHLDKDNDFSRAVGEEYLRFFDFSGQNLDEALRSFLKVVVLIGESQERERVLQHFSCRFQQSNPALFPSSGAVLALTCALMLLNTDLHGQHVGKSMSSSKFVSNLDGMNEGANFSKDLLKSLYNSIKSEPLPWAVDGEELKSAVLPEEDAGEDAPLRSKANPFQDVPHDKTAAVVKQGFLQRKLHADVDGKRTPWGKRGWKTFFGVLKGMVLYLLKDDYRSQTQTQEEVVGVHHSLAEPAADYTKKPFVFRLQTADWRVFLFQASSKAEMTSWIGRINLISALHSSPPFPAAVGSQRRFCRPILPASQSAHTLDRQLQAHSRMLDSFREDLSELQRNAAEARKARARELEERRVRXEYLHFEVCRYEIYLQVLEAWGSVQQTGGGGGGVPSGAALKQFDRALCSDPPEDEDEEQEEAGLKRSHSSPSLEADAAPPQLVKVRRNISERRTYRRMVVPLEQGGVSREFRSDQEPDQEATLVLRVLQSDLVAL from the exons ATGTGCCTAGGCCAGACCGTGGACCCCGAACAGCCGAAAGCGGTGGAGGGCAGCGGCGGAGCATCCATACAGGAGGCGGAGAATGGAGAGAAGGTAGAAGGTTCACATCAGATCGTTCCGGAGATCGAAGTTCTGGCAGAGGTGGACCGTTCATCAGCATCGCCGCAGTCTGAGTCCAGTCAGGCTGAGAcgacccagaacccagagccggTCTCAGCCGAGCCGCcacaggacggaggaggagagttTCCGCAGCTGCAGGACTCAGCAGATCAGTCAGCCCCACCCGAACCTGCAGAGATGGACCCGCCGGAGCAGAACCAGCCCCCGCAGACGGCGCCGGAGCAGCCGTGTCCAGAGGCCGAGGTCACGCCGCAGACCGGAGAGCCCAGCCGGCTGGAGCAAGACCACCAAGCGCCAGAGCAGGTCCAGGACCCTCAGAGCACCCGGGAGGGAGACGCACCGGCGGTCGTGGCCAACGGCGCCTCGCCCCATTTGAGCAGCGGCCAGGTGG CGGAGAAGGCCCGGCAGCTCGCCCAGCGCCTCTTCCAGCTGGACGGCGTTCAGCGCGCCGACGTGGTGAAGCACCTCGACAAAGA CAACGACTTCAGTCGAGCCGTCGGGGAGGAATACCTCCGATTCTTCGACTTCAGCGGGCAGAACTTGGATGAAGCTCtgag ATCCTTCCTGAAGGTGGTGGTGCTGATCGGGGAGTCGCAGGAGCGTGAGCGCGTGCTGCAGCACTTCTCCTGCCGCTTCCAGCAGAGCAACCCGGCCCTCTTCCCGTCCTCCG GGGCCGTGCTGGCTCTGACCTGCGCTCTGATGCTGCTCAACACCGACCTGCACGGACAG CACGTCGGAAAGTCCATGTCGTCCTCCAAGTTCGTGTCTAACCTGGACGGGATGAACGAAGGAGCCAACTTCAGCAAAGATCTGCTAAAA agtcTCTATAACTCCATCAAGAGCGAGCCGCTGCCGTGGGCCGT TGACggggaggagctgaagagcgcCGTGCTGCCGGAGGAAGACGCCGGCGAAGACGCGCCGCTGCGCTCCAAGGCCAACCCCTTCCAGGACGTCCCGCACGACAAGAcggcggcggtggtgaagcAGGGCttcctgcagaggaagctgcacGCCGACGTCGACGGCAAGCGCA CTCCGTGGGGGAAGCGCGGCTGGAAGACGTTCTTCGGCGTGCTGAAGGGGATGGTGCTCTACCTGCTGAAG GACGACTACCGCAGCCAGACGCAGACCCAGGAGGAGGTGGTCGGCGTGCATCACTCCCTGGCCGAGCCGGCCGCCGACTACACCAAGAAGCCGTTCGTCTTCCGCCTGCAGACCGCCGACTGGAGGGTCTTCCTCTTCCAGGCCTC gtccaaaGCGGAGATGACGTCCTGGATCGGCCGCATCAACCTGATCTCCGCCCTCCACTCGTCGCCGCCGTTCCCCGCCGCCGTGGGCTCCCAGCGGAGGTTCTGCCGGCCCATCCTCCCCGCCTCGCAGTCCGCCCACACGCTg GACCGGCAGCTGCAGGCCCACTCCCGCATGCTGGACTCCTTCAGGGAGGAtctgtctgagctgcagaggaacgCCGCCGAGGCCCGGAAGGCCCGGGcccgggagctggaggagcggcgAGTCC CCGAGTACCTGCACTTCGAG gtgtgCCGTTATGAGATCTACCTGCAGGTGCTGGAGGCGTGGGGCAGCGTGCAGCagacgggcggcggcggcggcggcgtgccgaGCGGCGCCGCTCTGAAGCAGTTCGACAGGGCGCTGTGCTCGGACCCGCCagaggacgaggatgaggagcaggaggaggccgggCTGAAGAGGTCCCACTCCAGCCCGTCGCTGGAGGCCGACGCGGCGCCGCCGCAGCTGGTCAAGGTCAGGAGGAACATCTCGGAGCGGCGCACGTACCGCCGCATGGTGGTCCCCCTGGAACAAGGAGGTGTGAGTCGGGAGTTCAGGTCGGACCAGGAACCGGACCAGGAAGCGACCCTGGTCCTCCGGGTCCTGCAGTCTGACCTTGTTGCACTTTGA
- the wbp1 gene encoding LOW QUALITY PROTEIN: WW domain-binding protein 1 (The sequence of the model RefSeq protein was modified relative to this genomic sequence to represent the inferred CDS: inserted 3 bases in 3 codons) has translation MFMTVRFDAAAVSMGTAELPLLAAAAQRPLQAELPLHAGAGGVSSQTNNKTCPRTTGSAITSSGRPPAFTQAVDSTEDPERCLRKLGSIVGLLSTGTCLVQGKEFCFGVNNEQYRCEMGYCCGETECCTYYYELWWFWLVWTLIIMLSCCCAYRHRRVKMRLQQEQRQREISLMAYQGASSSFISPPPLNLRFWNDCKLPDYEEVVGHPPXPPPPYSESPPESTPAVPPEAVRPVAACEPQPLLEAACSPPHQEAASFPVQVQREEEXEGAQASPAADEDEELVTXRRHVTGDSGIEVCVCQVDVDEGSGLEEESDEEHRTCSAASRECCSARQHSFREKEHGAELPGQTAGAADHMV, from the exons ATGTTCATGACCGTGCGctttgacgctgcagctgtTTCCATGGGAACG GCGGAGCTTCCTCTTCTGGCTGCCGCCgcgcagcgccccctgcaggcggaGCTTCCGCTTCATGCTGGTGCTGGCGGTGTTTCCTCACAGACGAATAACAAAACATGTCCGAGAACGACGGGCTCAGCCATAACTAGCTCCGGTCGTCCGCCGGCCTTTACACAAGCCGTCGATTCGACCGAAGACCCAGAAAGATGTCTCAGAAAGCTGGGATCCATCGTAGGTCTTCTCAGTACCGGGACATGTCTGGTGCAG GGGAAGGAGTTCTGCTTTGGGGTGAATAATGAGCAGTACCGCTGTGAGATGGGCTACTGCTGCGGAGAGACCGAGTGCTGCACCTACTACTACGAACTCTGGT GGTTCTGGCTGGTCTGGACCCTGATCATcatgctgagctgctgctgcgcctACCGACACCGGAGGGTTAAAatgcggctgcagcaggagcagcgccAGCGCGAGATCAGCCTCATGGCGTACCAGGgagcctccagctccttcatctcccctcctcctctcaacCTCA gatTCTGGAACGACTGTAAGCTTCCCGACTACGAGGAAGTGGTAGGTCaccccc ctccgccgccgccctaCTCCGAGAGCCCTCCTGAGTCGACCCCGGCCgtccctccggaggcggtccgGCCCGTGGCCGCCTGCGAGCCGCAGCCTCTGCTGGAGGCCGCCTGCTCGCCGCCGCACCAGGAGGCGGCGTCCTTCCCGGTGCAGgtgcagcgggaggagg aggagggagcgcAGGCCTCGCCGGCGgcggacgaggacgaggagctggTCA CGCGCCGCCACGTGACCGGGGACTCGGGCATCGAGGTGTGCGTCTGCCAGGTGGACGTGGACGAGGGCTcgggcctggaggaggagagcgacgaGGAGCACCGCACCTGCAGCGCGGCGAGCAGAGAGTGCTGCTCCGCCCGCCAGCACAGCTTCCGAGAGAAGGAGCACGGCGCCGAGCTGCCCGGCCAGACCGCCGGCGCCGCCGACCACATGGTGTGA